In Oleidesulfovibrio alaskensis DSM 16109, the following proteins share a genomic window:
- a CDS encoding phage tail protein, with protein sequence MARVFWPYFRDVLRWPLIFRPGPLAALVEGIARVFDDVREDILWLRDQLNPATCEADGVDDLASGRGIERHPLETAAQFRNRAVTAYAWHRQAGKVRGMSRILEHYGYPGCSIRNMRDDDPERWAEFMPVVPVGSGLDMQDYALITWAAQETKPARSKLAGLNTRHRAANAATHSAMALVLSSVVRLEYERPDSTKVAGAVRIAGHMHIVSRIRL encoded by the coding sequence ATGGCCCGCGTTTTCTGGCCATACTTCCGAGATGTGCTGCGCTGGCCGCTCATCTTTCGCCCCGGACCGCTGGCGGCGCTGGTCGAGGGGATAGCCCGTGTCTTTGACGACGTGCGCGAGGACATCCTCTGGCTTCGGGATCAGCTCAACCCCGCCACCTGTGAAGCTGATGGCGTTGATGATCTGGCGTCCGGACGCGGCATTGAGCGCCACCCGCTGGAAACGGCCGCGCAGTTCCGCAACAGAGCCGTTACAGCCTACGCGTGGCATCGGCAGGCGGGCAAGGTGCGCGGCATGTCCCGCATACTGGAACACTACGGCTATCCGGGATGCTCCATCCGTAACATGCGTGATGACGACCCGGAGCGCTGGGCCGAGTTCATGCCCGTTGTGCCGGTCGGCAGCGGGCTGGACATGCAGGATTACGCGCTCATCACATGGGCAGCGCAGGAAACCAAACCGGCCCGCTCCAAACTGGCGGGGCTGAACACCCGCCACAGAGCCGCCAATGCCGCGACGCACAGCGCCATGGCGCTCGTGTTGTCCTCCGTGGTGCGGCTGGAATACGAGCGCCCGGACTCTACCAAGGTCGCCGGGGCCGTCCGGATAGCCGGGCACATGCATATTGTCAGCAGAATCAGATTATAA